A single region of the Nicotiana sylvestris chromosome 6, ASM39365v2, whole genome shotgun sequence genome encodes:
- the LOC138870586 gene encoding uncharacterized protein, giving the protein MTVTCNETTQQTDMDSEKDDILDEIVKEVENFENRPKSNLDETEIINLGDAENIKETQISIHLSPTEKKEYTEFLKEYEDIFAWSYDDMTGLSTSIVAHKLPIDPMCPLVKQKLRKFKPDMSLKIKEEVTKHVKVKVLRVVEYPTWLANIVPVLKKGGKIWMDEEDAEKTTFTMQWGVYCYKMMPFGLKNAGTIYMRVMTTISHNMIYKEIEVYVDDVIIKSKKATDHVEDLSKFFNRLRRYNLKLNPIKCTFGVPAGKLLGFIIRRRGIEPDPSKVKAIQELPPPKNKKDVMSFLGRLNYISRFKAQSTVICEPIFKMFPCTNNMAEYEAYILRLKIAIDMNVQELLVIGDSDLLIHPHVPRIQNEFADALATLSSMIHHPDKNFIVTIPVKNQPAYCAHVEKEADEKPWFHDIKEYLAK; this is encoded by the exons atgactgtgacatgcaatgagacaacacaacaaacagacaTGGATTCGGAAAAAGATGACATACTTGatgagattgttaaagaagttgagaactttgagaacaggcctaagtccaacctggacgagactgagattatcaacctgggagatgcagaaaatatcaagGAAACGcaaatcagcattcacctatcgccaacggagaagaaagaatacacagaatttctaaaggagtatgaggacatatttgcctggtcatatgatgacatgactggtctaagtacgtccattgtggctcacaaattgcCAATCGATCCGATGTGTCCACtggtaaagcaaaaactcagaaagttcaagcccgatatgagtctaaaaatcaaggaagaagtcaccaagcatgTCAAAgttaaggttctcagggtagtagaatacccgacatggttagccaacattgtgccagtgctaAAGAAGggtgggaag atttggatggatgaggaagatgctgagaaaacaacTTTCACTATGCagtggggagtgtactgttacaagatgatgccattcggcctgaagaatgcagggaccatctacatgagggtcatgactaccATTTCCCATAATATGATatacaaggagatagaggtatatgtagatgatgttattatcaaatccaagaaggccactgaccacgtGGAAGATCTGAGtaaattcttcaatagactgcgaagatacaacctgaaactaaaccccataaagtgcacatttggggttcctgctgggaaattgcttgggtttattataAGACGACGAGGAATAGAAccggatccatcgaaagtcaaagccattcaagaactaccaccgccaaagaacaagaaggatgtgatgagtttcttgggaagacttaactacatcagccgattcaaaGCACAGTCTAcggttatctgtgagccaatctttaagat gttcccctgcaccaacaatatggccgaatatgaagcctacaTCCTAAGACTCAAAAttgccattgacatgaacgttcaagagctgctagtgattggagattcagacttgcttatacatccg catgttcccagaatccagaatgagttcgccgatgcattggctaccctatcatctatgatacatcatccagacaagaatttcattgttACCATTCCAGTGAaaaatcagccagcttactgtgcccatgtagAAAAGGAAGCAGAtgaaaaaccttggtttcatgatatcaaggaatatttggcaaaataa